In Streptomyces sp. NBC_01426, one genomic interval encodes:
- a CDS encoding DUF937 domain-containing protein, translating to MSEPSFQDDVLHELDDDRLTEIAGLLGTDAAGARDTIATTVGAMTGDLQQKVEADDHDGDEVRQAVAEVAEPPLQGVATLGGGLLGGGLMAGVLAKVSKPVANAVSKKTGIPAPTVARVIELLIPVLLAVFAKRAADKGTGAAGAPAPGAAPGSAGATSGPAPGGGLGDVLGQILGGGKK from the coding sequence ATGAGCGAACCCTCTTTCCAGGACGACGTGCTCCATGAGCTCGACGACGACAGGCTCACCGAGATCGCGGGCCTCCTCGGCACCGACGCCGCCGGTGCGCGCGACACGATCGCGACCACGGTCGGCGCGATGACCGGTGACCTCCAACAGAAGGTCGAGGCCGACGACCACGACGGCGACGAGGTCCGCCAGGCCGTCGCGGAGGTGGCCGAACCGCCGCTCCAGGGCGTGGCCACGCTCGGCGGCGGGCTGCTCGGCGGCGGGCTGATGGCCGGCGTCCTCGCCAAGGTGAGCAAGCCGGTGGCCAACGCGGTCTCGAAGAAGACCGGCATCCCCGCGCCCACCGTCGCCCGGGTCATCGAGCTGCTGATCCCGGTGCTGTTGGCAGTCTTCGCGAAGCGGGCGGCCGACAAGGGCACAGGGGCGGCCGGCGCCCCGGCCCCCGGCGCGGCGCCGGGTTCGGCAGGGGCGACTTCCGGGCCGGCGCCGGGCGGCGGCCTCGGCGACGTGCTGGGGCAGATCCTGGGCGGCGGCAAGAAGTAG
- a CDS encoding EamA family transporter — MRPVHTAVAVLVAAVWGFNFVVIEIGLGHFPPLLLSALRFLVAALPAVFLVGRPTVAWKWIIGVGVALGIAKFGLLFTGMAAGMPAGLSSLVLQVQAVFTAVLATVVLRERPGRVRLIGMVVALAGIGVAAADGGASGPVLGFVLVVAAAACWGVSNVLTRKAAPPDALNFMVWVCTVPVLPLLALSLLLEGPERDLAALRALDWSGVAVIGYVAWVSTVFGFGAWGYLLRRYPASSVAPFSLLVPVFGMSSAALVLGESVSGLRWLAAVLLVGGGGLTSLAPARAKPRTAAAAPLSAVGAPGAAAASPAP; from the coding sequence ATGCGTCCCGTACACACCGCAGTCGCCGTTCTCGTCGCCGCCGTCTGGGGCTTCAACTTCGTCGTCATCGAGATCGGACTCGGCCACTTCCCGCCGCTGCTGCTCTCCGCCCTGCGCTTCCTCGTCGCCGCACTGCCCGCCGTGTTCCTCGTCGGCCGGCCCACGGTCGCCTGGAAGTGGATCATCGGCGTCGGAGTGGCCCTCGGCATCGCCAAGTTCGGCCTCCTGTTCACCGGCATGGCCGCCGGGATGCCGGCCGGCCTCTCCTCCCTGGTCCTCCAGGTCCAGGCCGTCTTCACCGCCGTCCTCGCCACCGTCGTGCTGCGCGAGCGGCCCGGCCGGGTACGGCTGATCGGCATGGTCGTCGCGCTCGCCGGGATCGGCGTCGCCGCCGCCGACGGGGGCGCCTCCGGGCCGGTGCTCGGCTTCGTCCTGGTCGTCGCGGCCGCCGCCTGCTGGGGCGTGTCCAACGTGCTGACCCGCAAGGCCGCCCCGCCCGACGCGCTGAACTTCATGGTCTGGGTGTGCACCGTCCCGGTGCTGCCGCTGCTCGCGCTGTCGCTGCTGCTGGAGGGGCCCGAGCGGGACCTGGCCGCACTGCGGGCCCTGGACTGGTCCGGGGTGGCCGTCATCGGCTACGTCGCCTGGGTGTCGACGGTGTTCGGCTTCGGCGCCTGGGGCTACCTGCTGCGCCGCTACCCGGCCTCCTCGGTGGCGCCGTTCTCGCTGCTGGTGCCCGTGTTCGGGATGTCCTCGGCCGCACTGGTCCTCGGGGAGTCCGTCTCCGGCCTGCGCTGGTTGGCCGCCGTGCTCCTCGTCGGCGGGGGCGGCCTGACCTCCCTGGCGCCCGCGCGGGCGAAGCCCCGTACGGCCGCCGCCGCGCCCCTCAGCGCGGTGGGCGCTCCTGGAGCGGCAGCCGCCAGTCCTGCCCCGTGA
- a CDS encoding glycoside hydrolase family 3 protein, giving the protein MSYHASRRSLLAAAALAAVTAAGAASAASGARRAPDDPRAPGRAPGGPWGYRPDRAALRRLTAGMSLAEKVGQLFVSRVYGHSATDPDPADAEQNLTLFGVRTAAELVARYHLGGIVYFAWAHNTRAPHQIADLSNGLQRAAAAGARVPLLLATDQEHGAVTRIGRPATLLPGAMALGAGGSAAGARRAARIAGVELAAMGIRQDYAPVADVNVNPANPVIGVRSFGSDPRAVAALVAAQVRGYQGAGVAAAAKHFPGHGDTETDSHVGLPVMRHTRAVWEELDEPPFRAAVEAGVDVVMTAHIVFPALDPSLDPATLSRPIVTGILRERLGFRGVVVTDALDMAGVRQKYGDDRVPVLALKAGCDQLLNPPDLPLAHRSVLAAVESGELTEARIEESVLRILELKARRGLFEDPYTSARAVDAAVGTPAHLAAADEIAAGTTTLLANPVRLLPLDPALAPRLLVTGTDPVSPSGTTGPPTEVLARELTALGCRAAAVAPGRAVAAAPGNAAVLVCTYNVPEGESPQRALVTELLATGVPVVVVAIRNPYDPARLPTCAAEVATYCWTDVEMRAAARVITGRRRPEGRLPVPVPGRYPLGHGLTYG; this is encoded by the coding sequence GTGTCGTACCACGCCTCCCGCCGGTCCCTGCTCGCCGCGGCCGCCCTGGCCGCCGTCACGGCCGCCGGGGCCGCCTCCGCGGCCTCGGGGGCCCGCCGTGCCCCGGACGACCCACGCGCCCCGGGGCGGGCCCCGGGCGGGCCCTGGGGGTATCGGCCCGACCGGGCCGCGCTGCGCCGGTTGACGGCCGGGATGAGCCTGGCCGAGAAGGTCGGCCAACTCTTCGTGTCCCGGGTGTACGGGCATTCGGCGACCGACCCGGACCCGGCGGACGCCGAGCAGAACCTGACGCTCTTCGGGGTGCGCACCGCCGCCGAACTGGTCGCCCGCTACCACCTCGGCGGGATCGTCTACTTCGCCTGGGCCCACAACACCCGTGCGCCGCACCAGATCGCGGACCTGTCCAACGGCCTCCAGCGGGCGGCCGCCGCCGGGGCCCGCGTGCCGCTGCTGCTCGCCACCGACCAGGAGCACGGCGCCGTCACCCGGATCGGCAGGCCCGCGACCCTGTTGCCGGGGGCGATGGCGCTGGGCGCGGGGGGCTCGGCCGCGGGGGCCCGCCGGGCCGCGCGGATCGCGGGCGTGGAACTGGCCGCGATGGGCATCCGGCAGGACTACGCGCCGGTGGCCGACGTGAATGTCAACCCGGCCAACCCGGTGATCGGCGTACGGTCCTTCGGCTCGGACCCGCGCGCGGTGGCGGCCCTGGTCGCCGCCCAGGTCCGCGGCTACCAGGGGGCGGGGGTGGCCGCCGCGGCGAAGCACTTCCCCGGTCACGGCGACACCGAGACGGACAGCCACGTCGGGCTCCCGGTGATGCGGCACACCCGGGCCGTCTGGGAGGAGCTGGACGAACCCCCGTTCCGCGCGGCCGTCGAGGCGGGCGTGGACGTCGTGATGACGGCGCACATCGTCTTCCCCGCGCTCGACCCGTCGCTGGACCCGGCGACGCTCTCCCGGCCGATCGTGACCGGCATCCTGCGCGAACGCCTCGGCTTCCGGGGGGTGGTGGTCACCGACGCCCTCGACATGGCCGGGGTCCGCCAGAAGTACGGGGACGACCGGGTCCCGGTACTGGCTCTCAAGGCGGGCTGCGATCAGTTGCTGAATCCGCCGGACCTCCCTCTCGCGCACCGCAGCGTGCTCGCGGCCGTCGAGTCGGGGGAGTTGACGGAGGCGCGGATCGAGGAATCGGTCCTGCGGATCCTGGAACTGAAGGCCCGACGCGGGTTGTTCGAGGACCCGTACACCTCGGCCCGCGCGGTGGACGCCGCCGTCGGCACGCCCGCGCACCTGGCCGCCGCCGACGAGATCGCGGCCGGTACGACGACCCTGCTGGCCAATCCGGTGCGGTTGCTGCCCCTGGACCCGGCGCTCGCGCCGCGGCTGTTGGTGACGGGGACGGACCCGGTGTCCCCCTCGGGTACCACCGGGCCTCCCACGGAGGTACTGGCGCGGGAGCTGACCGCCCTGGGCTGCCGGGCGGCGGCGGTGGCCCCGGGCCGCGCGGTCGCGGCGGCTCCGGGCAACGCGGCGGTGCTCGTGTGCACGTACAACGTCCCGGAGGGCGAGAGCCCGCAGCGCGCCCTGGTGACGGAACTGCTCGCGACCGGGGTCCCCGTGGTCGTGGTGGCGATCCGCAACCCGTACGACCCGGCCCGGCTGCCGACCTGCGCGGCGGAGGTGGCGACGTACTGCTGGACGGACGTGGAGATGCGGGCGGCGGCCCGGGTGATCACCGGTCGGCGGCGGCCCGAGGGCCGTCTCCCGGTCCCGGTGCCGGGCCGCTACCCGCTGGGCCACGGGCTGACGTACGGGTAG
- a CDS encoding LysR family transcriptional regulator yields MLDLARLRALHAVSVHGSVAGAAAALGYTPSAVSQQIAKLERETRTTLLERRGRGVALTEEARHLADTARELLAIVERAETTLEERRGQPSGLLTVAAFASAARGLLPAVLADLAARHPALDVRLTEVDPHLSVDLVARGVTDLAVAHDWDIAPLPAPEGVEQAVIGDDPCELVVPAGHPFTARAVVRRADLGGQRWVCQPPGRVCHDWLTRTLRTAGFEPDIAHVAEENHTIVALVAAGLGVAVVPRLGTGALPPGAVAVRLEPGPVRRLYALWRTGAARRPAITETVRTLREHWVAAAPAPGVGT; encoded by the coding sequence ATGCTCGATCTGGCCCGGCTGCGCGCCCTGCACGCCGTCTCCGTCCACGGTTCGGTCGCGGGCGCGGCGGCCGCACTCGGCTACACCCCCTCGGCCGTCTCCCAGCAGATCGCCAAGCTGGAACGGGAGACCCGCACCACGCTGCTGGAACGACGCGGTCGCGGGGTCGCCCTCACCGAGGAGGCCCGGCACCTCGCGGACACCGCGCGGGAGTTGCTGGCGATCGTGGAACGCGCCGAGACCACGCTGGAGGAGCGGCGCGGGCAGCCGAGCGGGCTGCTGACGGTCGCCGCGTTCGCCTCGGCGGCGCGCGGCCTCCTGCCGGCGGTGCTGGCCGACCTGGCCGCCCGGCATCCGGCCCTCGACGTCCGCCTCACGGAGGTGGACCCCCACCTCTCGGTGGACCTGGTCGCCCGCGGGGTCACCGACCTGGCGGTGGCGCACGACTGGGACATCGCCCCGCTGCCGGCCCCCGAGGGCGTCGAGCAGGCCGTCATCGGGGACGACCCCTGCGAGCTGGTGGTGCCGGCCGGGCACCCGTTCACCGCGCGGGCCGTGGTCCGACGGGCGGACCTGGGCGGACAGCGGTGGGTGTGCCAGCCGCCGGGGCGGGTCTGTCACGACTGGTTGACCCGGACGCTGCGCACCGCCGGGTTCGAGCCGGACATCGCGCACGTCGCCGAGGAGAACCACACCATCGTGGCCCTGGTCGCCGCCGGACTCGGCGTGGCCGTCGTACCGCGCCTGGGCACCGGCGCGCTGCCGCCGGGGGCGGTGGCCGTCCGGCTCGAACCGGGGCCGGTACGCAGGCTGTACGCCCTGTGGCGGACCGGGGCCGCCCGCCGCCCGGCCATCACCGAGACGGTGCGCACGCTCCGGGAACACTGGGTCGCGGCGGCCCCCGCGCCAGGGGTCGGGACCTGA
- a CDS encoding ABC transporter ATP-binding protein — MAAAQTAAGEKQGWGKRLAAYTWRYRLNVLLALGSSLGGMAVMALVPLVTKIILDDVIGDKSRPMGPWAGMLIGAAALVYVMTYIRRYYGGRLALDVQHDLRTDMYEAIARLDGRRQDELSTGQVIGRATSDLQLIQGLLFMLPMTIGNFLLFGISLGIMLWLSPLLTLVALLMAPVLWFIAKRSRKKLFPATWYAQAQAAAVAGVVDGAVTGVRVVKGFGQEEQETGKLREAGRRLFGGRMRAIRLNSRYTPALQAVPALGQVAILALGGWMATKGQVTLGTFVAFSTYLAQLVGPVRMLAMVLTVGQQARAGAERVFELIDTEPVIREGERELPADAPATVGFEDVAFGYDPARPVLDGFSLAIREGETVALVGASGSGKSTVSLLLPRFYDADRGTIRVGGHDVRDLTYDSLRGAIGLVPEDSFLFSDTLRANISYGRPDATDAQIEAAALAAQADGFIRELPAGYDTTVGEQGLTLSGGQRQRVALARAILTDPRLLLLDDATSAVDARVEHEIHEALRAVMAGRTTLLIAHRRSTLALADRIAVLDRGRLSDIGTHEELERRSPLYRRLLTDPEALGGGSPRIRETPAMTEFERDIECGIERDVERDIERDIDRDIEIEAEIDSEPVNAKRRVAGGITPELWQRQDDAKAAAGPAAGTGLRAPGAGHSMAGAVAGMPATPELLAQVAALPPADDQPAVDETRAASAEESYGLRRLLRGFWAPLAISLGLVALDAGAGLLLPILIRHGIDQGVEQAALGAVWVASGLALLVVIGQWAAQFSETRMTGRTGERVLYALRVKIFAQLQRLGLDYYERELTGKIMTRMTTDVDALSTFLQTGLVTAVVSVFTFLGILVALLVLDVELALIVFATLPVLVVGTIVFRRKSVAAYELARDRVSSVNADLQESVAGLRIVQAFRREHDGAARFAERSDAYRQARVRGQWLISVYFPFVQLLSSGAAAAVLIAGAGRVEAATLTTGALVAYLLYIDLFFAPVQQLSQVFDGYQQATVSLGRIQDLLREPTTTPRPADPRALPRLRGEVAFEDVHFAYGAAEERGAKGDALAGITLRIPAGQTVAFVGETGAGKSTLVKLVARFYDPTGGRVTADGVDLRELDLTEYRHRLGVVPQESYLFPGTVRDAIAYGRAEASDADVEAAARAVGAHDMIATLDGGYLHTVAERGRNLSAGQRQLIALARAELVDPDVLLLDEATAALDLATEAQVNLATERLAGKRTTLVVAHRLTTAARADRVVVMDRGRVVEDGTHGELLARGGRYAELWRTFAGEDERAAA, encoded by the coding sequence GTGGCGGCGGCGCAGACGGCGGCAGGGGAGAAACAGGGCTGGGGCAAGAGGCTGGCCGCCTACACCTGGCGGTACCGGCTCAATGTGCTGCTCGCGCTCGGGTCCTCGCTGGGCGGCATGGCCGTCATGGCGCTCGTGCCACTGGTGACCAAGATCATCCTCGACGACGTCATAGGTGACAAGAGCCGGCCCATGGGCCCGTGGGCGGGGATGCTCATAGGCGCGGCCGCGCTCGTGTACGTGATGACGTACATACGCCGGTACTACGGCGGCCGGCTCGCGCTCGACGTGCAGCACGACCTGCGCACCGACATGTACGAGGCGATCGCCCGCCTCGACGGCCGCCGCCAGGACGAGCTGTCGACCGGCCAGGTCATCGGTCGCGCCACCAGCGACCTCCAGCTCATCCAGGGCCTGCTGTTCATGCTGCCCATGACCATCGGGAACTTCCTGCTCTTCGGGATATCCCTGGGGATCATGCTGTGGCTGTCGCCGCTGCTGACCCTGGTCGCCCTGCTCATGGCCCCCGTGCTGTGGTTCATCGCCAAGCGCAGCCGCAAGAAGCTCTTCCCCGCCACCTGGTACGCGCAGGCCCAGGCCGCCGCGGTCGCCGGTGTCGTCGACGGGGCCGTGACCGGCGTCCGCGTCGTCAAGGGCTTTGGGCAGGAGGAGCAGGAGACCGGCAAGCTCCGCGAGGCCGGCCGCCGGCTGTTCGGCGGACGGATGCGGGCCATCCGGCTCAACTCGCGCTACACCCCGGCCCTCCAGGCCGTGCCCGCCCTCGGGCAGGTCGCCATTCTGGCCCTCGGCGGCTGGATGGCCACCAAGGGGCAGGTCACCCTCGGCACCTTCGTCGCCTTCTCGACCTACCTCGCGCAGCTCGTCGGCCCCGTCCGCATGCTCGCCATGGTCCTCACCGTCGGCCAGCAGGCCCGCGCCGGCGCCGAGCGCGTCTTCGAGCTGATCGACACCGAGCCCGTGATCCGCGAGGGGGAGCGGGAGCTGCCGGCCGACGCCCCCGCCACCGTGGGGTTCGAGGACGTCGCCTTCGGCTACGACCCGGCGCGCCCCGTGCTCGACGGGTTCTCGCTCGCCATTCGGGAGGGCGAGACCGTCGCCCTCGTCGGCGCCTCCGGAAGCGGCAAGTCGACCGTCTCGCTGCTGCTGCCGCGCTTCTACGACGCCGACCGCGGCACCATCCGGGTCGGCGGGCACGACGTCCGCGACCTGACGTACGACTCGCTGCGCGGCGCGATCGGGCTGGTGCCCGAGGACTCGTTCCTCTTCTCCGACACCCTCCGCGCCAACATCTCCTACGGGCGCCCCGACGCCACCGACGCGCAGATCGAGGCCGCCGCCCTGGCCGCGCAGGCCGACGGGTTCATCCGGGAGCTGCCCGCCGGGTACGACACCACGGTCGGCGAACAGGGCCTCACCCTCTCCGGCGGCCAGCGCCAGCGCGTCGCGCTCGCCCGCGCCATCCTCACCGACCCCCGGCTGCTGCTCCTCGACGACGCGACGTCCGCCGTCGACGCCCGGGTCGAGCACGAGATCCACGAGGCGCTGCGGGCCGTGATGGCCGGTCGTACGACCCTGCTCATCGCCCACCGCCGGTCCACGCTCGCGCTGGCCGACCGGATCGCCGTACTGGATCGGGGCCGGCTCTCCGACATCGGCACGCACGAGGAGCTGGAGCGCCGCTCGCCCCTCTACCGCAGGCTGCTGACCGATCCCGAGGCCCTCGGCGGCGGTTCCCCGCGCATCCGCGAGACGCCCGCGATGACCGAGTTCGAACGCGACATCGAGTGCGGGATCGAGCGGGACGTCGAGCGGGACATCGAGCGCGACATCGATCGGGACATCGAGATCGAGGCGGAGATCGACTCGGAGCCCGTGAACGCCAAGCGCCGGGTCGCCGGCGGGATCACGCCCGAACTCTGGCAGCGCCAGGACGACGCCAAGGCGGCGGCCGGACCCGCCGCGGGCACGGGCCTGCGGGCCCCCGGAGCCGGGCATTCCATGGCCGGGGCAGTCGCCGGGATGCCCGCGACACCCGAGTTGCTCGCGCAGGTGGCCGCGCTGCCGCCCGCCGACGACCAGCCCGCCGTGGACGAGACGCGGGCCGCGTCCGCCGAGGAGAGCTACGGCCTGCGCCGACTGCTCCGCGGCTTCTGGGCGCCGCTCGCCATCAGCCTCGGCCTGGTCGCGCTCGACGCGGGCGCGGGCCTGCTGCTGCCGATCCTGATCCGGCACGGCATCGACCAGGGCGTCGAGCAGGCCGCCCTGGGCGCGGTGTGGGTGGCGTCCGGGCTGGCCCTCCTGGTGGTCATCGGGCAGTGGGCCGCGCAGTTCTCCGAGACCCGCATGACGGGGCGCACCGGCGAGCGCGTGCTGTACGCCCTGCGCGTCAAGATCTTCGCCCAGCTCCAGCGCCTCGGCCTCGACTACTACGAGCGCGAGCTGACCGGCAAGATCATGACGCGGATGACCACGGACGTCGACGCCCTGTCCACGTTCCTCCAGACCGGGCTCGTCACCGCCGTCGTGTCCGTCTTCACCTTCCTCGGCATCCTGGTGGCCCTCCTCGTCCTCGACGTCGAGCTGGCCCTGATCGTCTTCGCCACCCTGCCCGTGCTGGTCGTCGGCACGATCGTGTTCCGCCGCAAGTCGGTCGCCGCGTACGAGCTGGCCCGCGACCGGGTCAGCAGCGTCAACGCCGACCTCCAGGAGTCCGTGGCGGGGCTCCGCATCGTCCAGGCGTTCCGGCGCGAGCACGACGGCGCGGCCCGGTTCGCCGAGCGCAGCGACGCGTACCGCCAGGCCCGGGTGCGCGGCCAGTGGCTGATATCGGTCTACTTCCCGTTCGTGCAGCTGCTGTCCTCGGGCGCCGCCGCGGCCGTGCTGATCGCCGGCGCGGGCCGGGTGGAGGCGGCCACGCTCACCACCGGCGCGCTGGTGGCGTACCTGCTCTACATCGACCTGTTCTTCGCGCCCGTCCAGCAGCTCTCCCAGGTGTTCGACGGATACCAGCAGGCCACCGTCTCCCTCGGCCGGATCCAGGACCTGCTGCGCGAGCCCACCACCACCCCGCGTCCGGCCGATCCGCGCGCGCTGCCCCGGCTTCGGGGCGAGGTCGCCTTCGAGGACGTCCACTTCGCCTACGGCGCCGCCGAGGAGCGGGGAGCGAAGGGCGACGCGTTGGCCGGGATCACCCTGCGGATACCCGCCGGGCAGACCGTCGCCTTCGTCGGCGAGACCGGGGCGGGCAAGTCCACGCTGGTCAAGCTCGTGGCCCGGTTCTACGACCCGACCGGCGGCCGGGTCACCGCCGACGGCGTGGACCTGCGGGAGCTCGACCTGACGGAGTACCGCCACCGGCTCGGGGTCGTCCCCCAGGAGTCGTACCTCTTCCCGGGGACGGTCCGCGACGCCATCGCCTACGGGCGGGCCGAGGCGAGCGACGCCGACGTGGAGGCGGCGGCCCGCGCGGTCGGCGCCCACGACATGATCGCCACCCTCGACGGCGGCTACCTGCACACCGTCGCCGAACGGGGCCGCAACCTGTCGGCCGGTCAGCGCCAGCTGATCGCCCTGGCCCGCGCCGAACTCGTCGACCCGGACGTGCTGCTGCTCGACGAGGCCACCGCCGCCCTCGACCTGGCCACCGAGGCACAGGTCAACCTGGCCACGGAACGGCTCGCCGGCAAGCGCACCACGCTCGTCGTGGCGCACCGGTTGACGACGGCCGCCCGGGCCGACCGGGTCGTCGTCATGGACCGGGGCCGCGTCGTGGAGGACGGCACGCACGGTGAACTCCTCGCGCGGGGCGGTCGGTACGCCGAACTCTGGCGGACCTTCGCCGGGGAGGACGAGCGGGCCGCTGCCTGA
- a CDS encoding S28 family serine protease: MRKTLGWLLSLVVLIGTMGAAGVTAQAATAAGPTAATDIKDRILGIPGMSLIEEKPYPGYRFFVLNYEQPVDHRNPSKGTFKQRLTLLHKDTSRPTVFFTSGYNVNTNPRRSEPTTIVDGNQVSLEYRFFTPSRPEPANWGNLDIWQAASDQHRIFTAFKKIYSKNWIATGGSKGGMTATYYERFYPRDMDGVVAYVAPNDVNNKEDSAYDRFFNKVGTKECRDKLNNVQREALIRRVPLEAKYAAAATENGWTFTTVGNLDKAYEAVVLDYGWAFWQYSLLADCAAIPTAATASDQEIWDTIDAISGFSAYADQGLETYTPYYYQAGTQLGSPDIKQPHLKGLSRYGYQPPRNFVPRDIPMTFQPGAMTDVDRWVRDHANQMLFVYGQNDPWGAEPFHLGYKVKDSYVMIAPGANHGANVAQLQEGEKSLATARILKWAGVAPAAALTDSAKAKPLASPDARLDQRDLEREPQLRP, encoded by the coding sequence ATGCGCAAGACGCTCGGATGGCTGCTGTCGCTCGTGGTGCTCATCGGCACCATGGGCGCGGCCGGTGTCACGGCTCAGGCGGCCACCGCCGCGGGGCCGACCGCCGCCACGGACATCAAGGACCGGATCCTCGGGATCCCGGGGATGAGTCTGATCGAGGAGAAGCCGTACCCCGGGTACCGCTTCTTCGTACTCAACTACGAGCAGCCGGTCGACCACCGGAACCCGTCGAAGGGCACCTTCAAGCAGCGCCTCACCCTGCTGCACAAGGACACGTCCCGGCCCACGGTCTTCTTCACCTCCGGCTACAACGTCAACACCAACCCGCGCCGGAGCGAGCCGACGACCATCGTCGACGGCAACCAGGTGTCCCTGGAGTATCGATTCTTCACGCCCTCCCGGCCCGAGCCGGCCAACTGGGGCAACCTGGACATCTGGCAGGCCGCCAGCGACCAGCACCGCATCTTCACCGCCTTCAAGAAGATCTACAGCAAGAACTGGATCGCCACGGGCGGCAGCAAGGGCGGCATGACGGCGACGTACTACGAGCGCTTCTACCCGCGTGACATGGACGGTGTCGTCGCCTACGTCGCGCCGAACGACGTCAACAACAAGGAGGACTCGGCCTACGACCGGTTCTTCAACAAGGTCGGCACCAAGGAGTGCCGCGACAAGCTGAACAACGTGCAGCGCGAGGCGCTCATCCGCCGCGTTCCGCTGGAGGCCAAGTACGCCGCCGCCGCCACCGAGAACGGCTGGACCTTCACCACCGTCGGGAACCTCGACAAGGCCTACGAGGCCGTCGTGCTCGACTACGGCTGGGCGTTCTGGCAGTACAGCCTGCTGGCCGACTGCGCCGCGATCCCGACCGCCGCGACCGCCTCCGACCAGGAGATCTGGGACACGATCGACGCGATCTCGGGCTTCTCGGCCTACGCCGACCAGGGACTCGAGACGTACACGCCGTACTACTACCAGGCGGGTACCCAGCTCGGTTCGCCCGACATCAAGCAGCCGCACCTCAAGGGCCTGAGCCGCTACGGCTACCAGCCGCCGCGCAACTTCGTGCCCCGCGACATCCCGATGACCTTCCAGCCGGGGGCCATGACCGACGTGGACCGCTGGGTGCGCGACCACGCGAACCAGATGCTGTTCGTGTACGGGCAGAACGACCCGTGGGGCGCCGAGCCCTTCCACCTCGGGTACAAGGTCAAGGACAGCTACGTGATGATCGCGCCGGGCGCCAATCACGGGGCGAACGTCGCGCAGCTCCAGGAAGGCGAGAAGTCCCTCGCGACCGCGCGGATCCTGAAGTGGGCCGGGGTGGCCCCGGCCGCCGCGCTCACCGACTCGGCGAAGGCGAAGCCGCTGGCCTCGCCGGACGCGCGGCTCGACCAGCGGGACCTGGAGCGCGAGCCGCAGCTGCGGCCGTAA